In one Bryobacteraceae bacterium genomic region, the following are encoded:
- the rpiB gene encoding ribose 5-phosphate isomerase B, with the protein MRAVVTEADVPSQGELWIAEGSIVTMAAREKAAAMGVRLVEAPAGEISGMAPPARTVAIGSDHGGFRLKQELLPVLASCGVTARDVGVHAETPADYPDIAVAVADLVAGGAAARGIVVDGAGIGSSMAANKVAGVRASLCWDQASAKNAREHNDANVLTLGGRLLTASQAEAIVRTWLATPFAGGRHQARVDKIMAIEERGRS; encoded by the coding sequence ATGCGCGCGGTGGTTACCGAAGCCGATGTGCCGAGCCAGGGCGAATTGTGGATCGCCGAGGGGAGTATTGTCACTATGGCGGCGCGAGAGAAGGCGGCGGCGATGGGCGTGCGGCTGGTGGAGGCGCCGGCGGGAGAGATATCGGGAATGGCGCCGCCAGCGCGCACGGTGGCGATCGGATCCGACCATGGCGGGTTTCGCTTGAAACAGGAATTGCTTCCCGTGTTGGCATCGTGCGGAGTGACGGCGCGGGACGTTGGCGTGCACGCGGAGACGCCGGCGGACTATCCGGACATCGCGGTGGCGGTGGCGGATCTCGTGGCCGGCGGCGCGGCGGCGCGTGGAATCGTGGTGGACGGCGCAGGCATCGGATCGTCCATGGCGGCGAACAAGGTGGCGGGCGTGCGGGCATCGCTTTGCTGGGACCAGGCCTCGGCGAAGAACGCGCGCGAGCACAACGACGCGAACGTGTTGACGCTGGGCGGGCGACTGCTGACGGCGTCGCAGGCGGAAGCGATCGTGCGGACGTGGCTGGCGACGCCGTTCGCCGGGGGGCGCCATCAGGCGCGGGTGGACAAGATCATGGCGATCGAAGAGCGGGGCCGGTCATGA
- a CDS encoding Nramp family divalent metal transporter: MPATFPDWKVEALPEPPVPERRRWTALIGPGIVMVGANIGGGEWLFGPLVTAQYGGQILWLATISILVQVAYNLSVMRYTLYTGETIFVGWFRTFPGPLFWTCFYLLFEIGSVWPYLSSNAAVPLAASILGRLPTTADAAFVKTLGYCIFLVAFIPLIFGGKVYNALERVMVTKLVVILTYLCFVAVFFASPGTWWEILTGFFKFGQVPSGEVNWATLAAFSAVAGAGGLTNSAFSNYTRDKGWGMGGTVGAIPSMVGGRSIKLSHTGKVFDLDESESLPRWRRWLHVIHRDQFWLWGPGCVLGMALPAIVSYEFIRGVQNVDGNSAAALTAQAIAGRHGQIFWFLTLLCGFLVMAPTQVSQLDNIARRWTDVIWIGSSRMRGLDGHKVKYVYYTILALYCVWGLIALNLTPNPLVLAIATGVLWNFSLGFSALHTLWALMVHLPEQLRPGWFQRLGLVACAIFYIGISSIAFAQQWPKVRAFFGW, translated from the coding sequence ATGCCCGCCACGTTCCCGGACTGGAAAGTAGAAGCTCTCCCAGAACCTCCCGTCCCGGAACGCCGCCGTTGGACCGCCCTCATCGGCCCCGGCATCGTCATGGTAGGCGCCAACATCGGCGGCGGCGAATGGCTCTTCGGACCCCTCGTCACCGCCCAGTACGGCGGCCAGATCCTCTGGCTCGCCACCATCTCTATCCTCGTCCAGGTCGCCTATAACCTCTCGGTGATGCGCTACACGCTTTACACCGGCGAAACGATCTTCGTCGGCTGGTTCCGCACCTTCCCTGGACCCCTTTTCTGGACCTGCTTCTATCTCCTCTTCGAAATCGGCAGCGTCTGGCCATACCTCTCTTCCAACGCCGCCGTCCCGCTCGCCGCATCCATCCTCGGACGCCTCCCCACAACCGCCGACGCCGCCTTCGTCAAGACCCTCGGCTACTGCATCTTCCTCGTCGCCTTCATCCCGCTCATCTTCGGCGGCAAGGTCTACAACGCGCTCGAGCGCGTGATGGTCACCAAGCTCGTCGTTATCCTCACCTACCTTTGCTTTGTCGCGGTCTTCTTCGCCAGCCCAGGCACCTGGTGGGAAATCCTCACTGGCTTCTTCAAGTTCGGGCAGGTGCCTTCTGGCGAAGTGAACTGGGCCACCCTTGCCGCCTTCTCCGCCGTGGCCGGGGCCGGCGGACTCACGAACTCCGCCTTCTCCAACTACACGCGCGACAAGGGCTGGGGCATGGGCGGCACCGTCGGCGCCATCCCCAGCATGGTAGGCGGACGCTCAATCAAGCTCTCCCATACCGGCAAAGTGTTCGACCTCGATGAATCCGAATCGCTCCCCCGCTGGCGCCGCTGGCTCCACGTCATCCATCGCGACCAGTTCTGGCTCTGGGGACCCGGCTGCGTCCTTGGCATGGCGCTCCCGGCCATCGTTTCCTACGAGTTCATCCGCGGCGTCCAGAACGTCGACGGCAACTCCGCCGCTGCTCTCACCGCGCAAGCCATCGCCGGCCGCCACGGCCAGATCTTCTGGTTCCTTACGCTGCTTTGCGGATTCCTTGTGATGGCTCCGACGCAGGTCTCCCAACTCGACAATATCGCCCGCCGCTGGACTGACGTCATCTGGATCGGTTCTTCCCGAATGCGCGGCCTCGACGGTCACAAGGTCAAGTACGTCTACTACACCATCCTCGCGCTCTACTGCGTGTGGGGACTGATCGCGCTCAACCTCACGCCGAACCCCCTCGTGCTCGCCATCGCCACTGGCGTCCTCTGGAACTTCTCCCTCGGCTTCTCCGCCCTTCACACGCTCTGGGCGTTGATGGTGCATCTGCCGGAACAACTGCGCCCCGGCTGGTTCCAGCGCCTCGGCCTTGTCGCCTGCGCCATCTTCTACATTGGGATTTCTTCGATTGCTTTCGCGCAGCAGTGGCCCAAGGTGCGCGCGTTCTTCGGTTGGTAG
- a CDS encoding AMP-binding protein, with protein MKPGWGSAPREEIEARQFERLRSLLAAIVPANRFYSAKLATLGQPASLDDFRRRAPETTKSELIEDQRANPPWGANLTFPLDRYARYAQTSGTTGVPMRWADTPESWQWMLDTWRRVYDAAGVTSADRIFFAFSFGPFLGFWTAFEAASQMGALCIPGGGMRSAARLRVIADTGVTVLCCTPTYAMHLAEEAAAEGVSARPASVRMLIVAGEPGGSIAGTRARLKAAWPNAEIVDQHGMTEVGPVTYQCPARPGVLHVYEEAYFPEVIHPATGQQIPRGGEGELVLTNLGRTGSPLLRYRTGDIVRLSPSDRCQCGSWEMAFEGGIIGRTDDMVVVRGVNVYPSAVDDIVRASGGVAEYRVRVTTDRSMVELAMEVEPDGSVDAPALVHRLETALRDSLALRIPVAIAAAGSLPRFEMKARRWVVIP; from the coding sequence ATGAAGCCCGGCTGGGGATCGGCGCCCCGCGAAGAGATCGAAGCGCGCCAGTTCGAACGGCTCCGCTCGTTGCTCGCCGCCATTGTTCCAGCCAACCGCTTCTACTCGGCGAAACTCGCCACGCTCGGCCAGCCTGCGAGCCTCGACGACTTCCGCCGCCGCGCTCCGGAAACCACCAAGTCCGAGCTCATCGAAGACCAGCGCGCCAACCCGCCCTGGGGCGCCAACCTCACGTTTCCCCTGGACCGATACGCCCGCTACGCGCAGACCAGCGGCACCACCGGAGTGCCCATGCGCTGGGCCGACACCCCGGAATCCTGGCAGTGGATGCTCGACACTTGGCGTCGCGTCTACGACGCCGCCGGCGTCACCTCGGCCGACCGCATCTTCTTCGCCTTCTCCTTCGGTCCGTTCCTTGGTTTTTGGACCGCGTTCGAAGCCGCTTCCCAGATGGGCGCGCTGTGCATTCCCGGCGGTGGCATGCGGTCCGCCGCCCGTCTCCGCGTCATCGCCGACACCGGCGTGACCGTGCTCTGCTGCACGCCCACCTACGCGATGCACCTGGCGGAAGAAGCCGCTGCGGAAGGCGTCTCCGCCCGACCTGCGTCGGTGCGCATGTTGATCGTCGCCGGGGAACCTGGCGGCAGCATCGCCGGAACCCGCGCGCGATTGAAGGCGGCTTGGCCCAACGCCGAAATCGTGGATCAGCACGGGATGACCGAGGTCGGTCCCGTCACCTATCAGTGCCCGGCGCGGCCCGGCGTGCTGCACGTCTACGAGGAAGCCTACTTTCCCGAGGTGATCCACCCGGCCACCGGCCAGCAAATCCCGCGTGGCGGCGAAGGCGAACTTGTGCTCACCAACCTCGGCCGAACCGGATCGCCGCTTCTTCGCTATCGCACGGGCGACATCGTTCGCCTCTCCCCGTCGGACCGTTGTCAATGCGGAAGCTGGGAGATGGCCTTCGAAGGCGGCATCATCGGCCGTACCGACGACATGGTGGTAGTGCGTGGCGTTAATGTCTACCCGAGCGCCGTCGACGACATCGTCCGCGCTTCCGGCGGAGTCGCCGAGTACCGCGTCCGCGTCACCACGGATCGCTCCATGGTCGAACTCGCAATGGAAGTCGAGCCCGACGGCTCCGTCGACGCACCCGCTCTCGTCCACCGCCTCGAAACCGCCCTGCGCGACTCCCTTGCGCTGCGCATTCCAGTCGCCATCGCCGCGGCTGGATCGCTGCCGCGTTTTGAAATGAAAGCCCGCCGATGGGTCGTGATACCATAG
- a CDS encoding GAF domain-containing SpoIIE family protein phosphatase yields MNPVNTGRGTPFKDRSELLDFLLEVATATAATLDLDKLLKDLAAFVEAVVPSGLIAILLYSERLKGLVVRYQVGYNPDSLKDLVIPLDEGLTGVAASARMPIVEGDVRSHPHYLPGLDAVQSEMAIPMIARGKLVGVIDVQSTSRNAFTQEHSAMVQLIASRASAAIVNARLFRRLDRQNRTLRTLSAISREFSSTLNLDEILNKAANAVRRLISYDAFTILLADEQAGMLRSRLSLRYDKRVRLDNLPMGEGITGAAAQSREPVLVEDTLADDRYVETSTGIRSELAVPLLLQDRLIGVMDLESERVGSFTEDHVQTMRLLAPLVASAVENARLYGEVDRRKRRMEADLAAARALQQTLLPREDPEIPGLEIGIAFRPAAEISGDVFDFFEREDAALIVFGDVSGKSAAAALYGSMVTGLLRTLAPRRKNPAALVEALNEALLEKRVGDKYLTLMVMLWEPKTGSLRMANAAASPPLVLRRGHYLKPHSEGFPLGLFAGAAYEETTFATQPGDLVVLYSDGIQDQSNTEGAIYGDARLEEFLLECAEAPAREIADGLIADLDRFRGGARIHDDQTVVAIRIAQNNRVARDGDGI; encoded by the coding sequence ATGAATCCGGTGAATACGGGGCGCGGGACGCCTTTCAAGGATCGCTCGGAACTGCTCGATTTCCTGCTCGAGGTGGCGACCGCAACAGCGGCGACGCTCGATCTGGACAAGCTGCTGAAGGATCTGGCGGCGTTCGTGGAGGCGGTTGTTCCCTCGGGGCTGATCGCGATCCTGCTCTACTCGGAGCGGCTGAAGGGTCTGGTGGTCCGCTACCAGGTGGGCTACAATCCGGACTCGCTGAAAGACCTGGTGATCCCGCTCGATGAAGGGTTGACGGGCGTGGCGGCTTCGGCGCGGATGCCGATCGTAGAGGGGGACGTGCGGTCTCACCCGCACTATCTTCCGGGGCTCGACGCAGTGCAATCGGAGATGGCGATCCCGATGATTGCGCGGGGAAAGCTGGTGGGCGTGATCGACGTACAATCGACGTCGCGGAACGCGTTCACGCAGGAGCATTCGGCGATGGTGCAGTTGATCGCGTCGCGGGCGTCGGCGGCGATCGTGAACGCGAGGCTGTTCCGGCGGCTGGACCGGCAGAACCGGACGCTGCGGACGTTGTCGGCGATTTCGCGGGAGTTTTCGTCCACGCTGAACCTGGACGAGATTTTGAACAAGGCGGCAAACGCGGTGCGGCGGCTGATCAGCTACGACGCGTTCACGATCCTGCTCGCCGACGAACAGGCGGGCATGCTCCGAAGCCGGCTGAGCCTGCGCTACGACAAGCGGGTGCGGCTGGACAATCTTCCGATGGGCGAAGGGATCACCGGGGCGGCGGCGCAATCGCGCGAACCGGTGCTTGTGGAAGATACGCTCGCCGATGACAGGTACGTCGAGACGAGTACGGGGATTCGTTCGGAGCTGGCAGTGCCGCTCCTGCTGCAGGACCGGCTGATCGGAGTGATGGATCTCGAGAGCGAGCGGGTGGGATCGTTCACCGAAGACCACGTGCAGACGATGCGGCTGCTCGCGCCCCTAGTGGCGTCGGCGGTGGAGAACGCGCGGCTGTACGGCGAAGTGGACCGGCGCAAGCGGCGAATGGAGGCGGACCTGGCGGCGGCGCGCGCCCTGCAACAGACGCTGCTGCCGCGCGAGGATCCGGAGATTCCGGGACTGGAGATCGGAATCGCATTCCGTCCGGCGGCGGAGATTTCCGGGGACGTGTTCGATTTCTTCGAGCGGGAGGACGCGGCGCTGATCGTGTTCGGGGACGTTTCGGGCAAGAGCGCCGCCGCCGCGCTATACGGGTCGATGGTGACGGGCCTGTTGCGAACGCTCGCGCCGCGGAGGAAGAATCCGGCGGCGCTGGTGGAGGCGCTCAACGAAGCGCTGCTCGAAAAGCGCGTGGGCGATAAGTATCTGACGTTGATGGTGATGCTGTGGGAGCCGAAGACGGGGTCCCTGCGGATGGCGAACGCGGCGGCGTCACCGCCTTTGGTGCTGCGGCGCGGACACTATCTGAAGCCGCATTCGGAAGGGTTTCCGCTCGGGTTGTTCGCCGGCGCGGCTTATGAGGAGACGACGTTCGCAACGCAGCCTGGGGACCTAGTCGTGCTTTATTCGGACGGGATTCAGGATCAGTCGAACACCGAGGGTGCGATCTACGGAGATGCGCGGCTGGAGGAGTTCCTGCTCGAATGCGCCGAGGCTCCGGCGAGAGAGATCGCCGATGGGTTGATCGCGGACCTGGACCGCTTTCGCGGCGGCGCGAGGATCCACGACGATCAGACGGTGGTGGCGATTCGGATTGCGCAGAATAACCGCGTAGCGCGGGATGGAGACGGAATTTGA
- the deoC gene encoding deoxyribose-phosphate aldolase, whose protein sequence is MTGQELDQLVAAIGDALLARMGTARPARGEGLEIGAAVCPGCTQRCVETCLGKSRAIVAAGADRMSASERVTGVDPALAAMIDHTLLRADATQGEIDTLCAEAARFRFASVCVNGYWVPRASAALRGTGVKVCTVIGFPLGATTTEAKAAETESAIRAGAEEVDMVINVGALKSGDVEGVRQDIAAVVRAAHGAGVMVKVILETALLEDGEKRAACGAAKAAGADFVKTSTGFSKHGATVHDVALMREAVGPAMGVKASGGIRTREDAVAMAAAGATRIGASASVKIVGGGDAGAQSY, encoded by the coding sequence ATGACAGGGCAGGAACTGGATCAACTGGTGGCGGCGATCGGCGATGCGCTGCTGGCGCGGATGGGGACGGCGCGGCCGGCGCGCGGCGAAGGGCTGGAGATCGGGGCGGCGGTGTGCCCCGGATGCACCCAGCGATGCGTCGAGACGTGCTTAGGGAAATCCCGCGCGATTGTGGCGGCCGGCGCGGACCGGATGTCGGCGAGCGAGCGGGTGACGGGCGTGGACCCGGCGCTGGCGGCGATGATCGACCACACGCTTTTGCGCGCGGACGCGACGCAGGGTGAGATCGATACGTTGTGCGCGGAGGCGGCGCGATTCCGATTCGCGTCGGTTTGCGTGAATGGTTACTGGGTTCCACGGGCGTCGGCGGCGCTGCGCGGAACAGGGGTGAAAGTGTGCACGGTGATCGGCTTTCCGTTGGGCGCGACGACGACCGAGGCGAAGGCGGCGGAGACGGAGTCGGCGATTCGGGCCGGGGCGGAGGAAGTGGACATGGTGATCAACGTGGGGGCGTTGAAATCCGGCGACGTGGAGGGCGTGCGGCAGGATATCGCGGCGGTGGTGCGCGCGGCGCACGGGGCGGGCGTGATGGTGAAGGTGATTCTCGAGACGGCGCTGCTCGAGGACGGAGAGAAGCGGGCGGCGTGCGGCGCGGCGAAGGCGGCGGGGGCGGATTTCGTGAAGACGTCGACGGGTTTTTCCAAGCACGGGGCGACGGTGCACGATGTGGCGTTGATGCGGGAGGCGGTGGGTCCGGCCATGGGCGTGAAGGCTTCGGGCGGGATCCGGACGCGGGAGGACGCTGTGGCGATGGCGGCGGCGGGCGCGACGCGAATCGGCGCGTCGGCAAGCGTGAAGATCGTGGGCGGCGGCGATGCCGGAGCGCAGAGTTACTAA
- the lysA gene encoding diaminopimelate decarboxylase has protein sequence MISDTYRYRDGSLYCEEVALDDIARKAGTPCYVYSATAIRERYRAYDRAFGSRRRLVCYAVKANSNLSVLRLLAEEGAGFDIVSGGELYRVLAAGARADRVVFSGAGKTREEIDYGLASGVQCFNCESWDELVLIDSLAARLGKRPRVAFRVNPDVDAETHRHISTGTKINKFGIDIDQAREVYAEAAKFQNVSVEGVSCHIGSQIFNTEKMFEAAARVAALARELRASGIAIGHLDLGGGLGVAYEGTEQAPAVEAFVQELCRRLPDDGIALQLEPGRSIVADAGVMLTRVLYRKDTPSKRFMIVDASMAELIRPVLYEAHHEILPVRQAPERGTVVADVVGPVCESGDFLAQDREMANAMPRDLLAVCTAGAYGFVQASNYNSRPRPAEVLVEGSAWRVVRERETVEDLVRGER, from the coding sequence TTGATATCGGACACGTATCGCTATCGCGACGGTTCTCTTTATTGCGAGGAGGTGGCGCTGGACGACATCGCACGAAAGGCGGGCACGCCGTGCTACGTCTATTCGGCGACCGCGATCCGGGAACGCTATCGCGCGTACGACCGTGCGTTCGGATCGCGCCGGCGCCTGGTGTGCTACGCGGTGAAGGCGAACTCGAATCTTTCGGTGCTGCGGCTGCTGGCCGAAGAAGGCGCCGGGTTCGACATCGTTTCCGGAGGCGAGCTGTATCGCGTGCTGGCGGCGGGAGCACGGGCGGACCGGGTGGTTTTTTCGGGCGCCGGGAAGACGCGCGAAGAGATCGACTACGGGCTCGCGAGCGGCGTGCAATGCTTCAACTGCGAGTCCTGGGACGAACTGGTGCTGATCGACTCATTGGCGGCGCGGCTGGGCAAGCGGCCACGTGTGGCGTTTCGGGTGAATCCGGATGTCGACGCCGAGACGCACCGGCATATTTCGACGGGCACGAAGATCAACAAGTTCGGCATCGATATCGACCAGGCGCGCGAGGTGTACGCGGAGGCGGCGAAGTTTCAGAACGTGAGCGTGGAGGGGGTTTCGTGCCACATCGGCTCGCAGATCTTCAACACGGAGAAGATGTTCGAGGCGGCGGCGCGGGTGGCGGCGTTGGCCCGGGAGCTACGGGCGTCGGGGATCGCGATCGGACATCTGGACCTGGGCGGCGGGCTGGGCGTGGCCTACGAGGGAACGGAGCAGGCGCCGGCGGTGGAGGCATTCGTGCAAGAACTGTGCCGGCGGCTTCCCGACGACGGGATCGCGCTGCAGCTAGAGCCGGGGCGGTCCATCGTGGCCGACGCGGGGGTGATGCTCACGCGGGTGCTGTACCGGAAAGACACGCCGTCGAAGCGGTTCATGATCGTCGATGCTTCGATGGCGGAGTTGATTCGACCGGTGCTGTACGAGGCTCATCACGAGATCCTGCCGGTGCGGCAGGCGCCGGAGCGAGGAACTGTCGTGGCGGACGTGGTGGGTCCGGTGTGCGAGAGCGGCGATTTTCTGGCGCAGGATCGCGAGATGGCGAACGCGATGCCTCGGGATCTACTCGCCGTGTGCACGGCAGGAGCGTACGGATTCGTGCAGGCGTCGAATTACAACTCGCGGCCGCGGCCAGCGGAGGTGCTGGTGGAAGGATCGGCGTGGCGCGTCGTGCGTGAGCGGGAAACGGTGGAAGACCTGGTGCGCGGGGAGCGGTAG
- a CDS encoding Glu/Leu/Phe/Val dehydrogenase, whose amino-acid sequence MSVFADNELNPWLAAEHRFNTAAEILEIDEGLQKVLRTPAREITVYIPVLLDDERIEVFTGYRVQHSIARGPAKGGIRYAPDVTLEEVRALASWMTWKCAVVNIPYGGGKGGVVCDPEILSAGELERLTRRYTADIIEFLGPDKDIPAPDMNTNQQVMAWLMDTYSMHVRATTTGVVTGKPLDLGGSRGRTEATGRGCMIVTLQALEYLGMPVEGASVVVQGFGNVGGMAAKLMAERGFRIISVIESDGAVRNEHGIDVLALMNHRRKTGSVLDFPGAENLNRDEALFQKCDVLLPAAKENVITSKTAPKLNCKIVTEGANGPTTPAADVVLRDKGIFVLPDILANAGGVTVSYFEWVQDRQGFFWNEDLINTRLEEIMVNSFRDVVKYREKHTVNNRTAAYMLALDRVAFTIKLRGLYS is encoded by the coding sequence ATGAGCGTGTTTGCAGACAACGAACTGAACCCGTGGCTGGCCGCCGAGCACAGGTTCAACACCGCCGCCGAAATCCTCGAAATCGACGAAGGTCTTCAAAAAGTCCTCCGCACTCCGGCGCGGGAGATCACCGTCTATATCCCCGTCCTGCTCGACGACGAACGCATCGAAGTGTTCACCGGGTATCGGGTTCAGCACTCCATCGCGCGCGGCCCCGCCAAGGGCGGCATCCGCTACGCCCCGGACGTCACCCTCGAGGAGGTCCGCGCCCTCGCAAGCTGGATGACGTGGAAATGCGCCGTCGTCAATATCCCCTACGGCGGCGGCAAGGGCGGCGTCGTCTGCGATCCTGAGATCCTTTCGGCCGGCGAACTGGAGCGCCTCACCCGCCGCTACACCGCCGACATCATCGAGTTCCTTGGCCCCGACAAAGACATTCCCGCGCCGGACATGAACACCAATCAGCAGGTGATGGCCTGGCTGATGGATACCTACTCCATGCACGTCCGCGCCACCACCACCGGCGTCGTCACCGGCAAGCCCCTCGACCTCGGGGGCTCCCGCGGACGTACGGAAGCCACCGGCCGCGGCTGCATGATCGTCACCCTGCAGGCGCTCGAATACCTCGGCATGCCCGTCGAAGGCGCCAGCGTCGTCGTTCAGGGCTTCGGCAACGTCGGCGGCATGGCCGCCAAACTCATGGCCGAACGCGGCTTCCGCATCATCTCCGTCATCGAATCCGACGGAGCGGTGCGCAACGAGCATGGCATCGACGTGCTCGCCCTCATGAACCACCGCCGCAAGACCGGTTCCGTTCTCGATTTTCCCGGCGCGGAGAACCTCAACCGCGACGAAGCCCTTTTTCAGAAATGCGACGTTCTCCTGCCCGCCGCCAAAGAGAACGTCATTACCTCGAAGACGGCGCCGAAGCTCAACTGCAAGATCGTCACCGAAGGGGCCAACGGCCCAACCACACCCGCCGCCGACGTCGTTCTCCGCGACAAGGGCATCTTCGTCCTCCCCGATATTCTCGCCAACGCCGGCGGAGTCACCGTTTCGTACTTCGAGTGGGTGCAGGATCGCCAGGGCTTCTTCTGGAACGAAGACCTCATCAACACCCGCCTCGAAGAGATCATGGTGAACTCTTTCCGCGATGTCGTTAAATATCGCGAGAAGCACACTGTCAACAACCGCACCGCCGCCTACATGCTCGCCCTGGACCGCGTCGCTTTCACCATCAAGCTTCGGGGACTCTACTCCTGA
- a CDS encoding tryptophan 7-halogenase, with protein MQNGNSYDAIVIGGGPAGATAAALLAEKGRRVAVLEREAFPRYHIGESLLPYCYFPLERLGMIEKLKASNFPKKYSVQFVSIEGRQSVPFYFFKHFDHPASMTWQVLRGDFDRMLLDNAREKGAEVVTATARELLWADGVVRGVRASTASGDVEFRAPITVDATGRDAFAVSRNGWRVRDPSLNKIAIWTYYEGATRDPGIDEGATTVAFIPERGWFWYIPLPGDMVSVGVVAEKDYLYRGSRELEAILQREVKNNAWIEQHLAAGRQTGPHYVTGEFSYRSRHCAADGLVLTGDAFAFLDPVFSSGVFLALHGGMLAADAADAALNAGDVSAARFAEYGLQVCKALEAMRKLVYGFYDPNFSFKDFLMKHPDLRGDLTDCLIGNLYRDFDPLFSAMAEFAPMPEPVAHGGPLIREAAVRAQ; from the coding sequence ATGCAGAACGGCAATTCCTACGACGCGATCGTAATTGGCGGCGGCCCGGCCGGCGCAACCGCCGCGGCGCTGCTGGCTGAAAAGGGGCGTCGTGTGGCCGTGCTCGAACGCGAAGCGTTCCCCCGCTACCACATCGGCGAGTCGCTGCTGCCCTACTGCTACTTCCCGCTCGAGCGCCTCGGCATGATCGAGAAACTCAAGGCTTCGAATTTCCCGAAGAAGTACTCGGTGCAGTTCGTCAGCATCGAGGGCAGGCAGTCTGTGCCGTTCTACTTCTTCAAGCACTTCGACCATCCGGCGTCCATGACGTGGCAGGTGCTCCGCGGCGATTTTGACCGCATGCTGCTCGACAACGCGCGCGAAAAGGGCGCCGAGGTCGTCACCGCCACCGCTCGCGAACTGCTGTGGGCCGACGGCGTCGTCCGCGGCGTCCGTGCTTCCACCGCATCCGGCGACGTCGAGTTCCGCGCGCCGATCACCGTCGACGCCACCGGCCGTGATGCCTTCGCCGTAAGCCGGAACGGCTGGCGCGTCCGCGATCCCTCTCTCAACAAGATCGCCATCTGGACCTACTACGAAGGCGCCACCCGCGACCCCGGCATCGACGAAGGCGCCACCACCGTTGCCTTCATCCCGGAACGCGGCTGGTTCTGGTACATCCCCTTGCCCGGCGACATGGTCTCCGTGGGCGTCGTCGCTGAAAAGGACTATCTCTACCGCGGCTCGCGCGAGCTGGAAGCGATCCTCCAGCGCGAAGTCAAGAATAACGCCTGGATCGAGCAGCACCTCGCCGCAGGCAGACAAACCGGACCCCACTACGTCACCGGCGAGTTCTCCTACCGGTCCCGTCATTGCGCCGCCGACGGGCTCGTGCTCACCGGCGATGCGTTCGCCTTCCTCGACCCCGTCTTTTCCTCCGGTGTGTTCCTCGCGCTGCACGGCGGAATGCTTGCCGCCGACGCCGCCGACGCCGCTCTGAACGCGGGCGATGTCTCGGCCGCTCGCTTCGCTGAATACGGCCTACAGGTCTGCAAGGCGCTCGAAGCCATGCGCAAGCTCGTCTACGGCTTCTACGACCCGAACTTCAGCTTCAAGGACTTTCTAATGAAGCACCCGGATCTGCGCGGCGATCTCACCGACTGTCTGATCGGGAACCTATACCGCGATTTCGATCCGCTGTTCTCGGCCATGGCCGAGTTCGCCCCGATGCCGGAACCCGTGGCGCACGGGGGGCCGTTGATCAGGGAGGCGGCGGTTCGCGCCCAATGA